A window of the Deinococcus gobiensis I-0 genome harbors these coding sequences:
- the glgX gene encoding glycogen debranching protein GlgX — protein MTTTDKPAVLIRPGTPAPLGATWDGKGTNFALYSENASGVELCLFDDQGNETRHALREQTAFVWHGYLPDVKPGQRYGYRVHGEYAPDQGLRFNPNVVLLDPYAKALSGTEQFDQGVFAYVPGGDEDREMQQEDQRGAPLGIVLDPAAYDWQGDRKPNIPFHQSVIYEAHVKGLTMTHPDVPGELRGTYAGMATEPVLNYLRELGITSIELLPVHQHMDDPFLLDKGLTNYWGYSTLSFFAPDVRYSAAARAGNPAGAVDEFRDMVRALHGAGIEVILDVVYNHTSEGNHMGPTLSFKGIDNPTYYRLVADNPRFYFDYTGTGNSLNVRHPQTLQLIMDSLRYWVTEMHVDGFRFDLASTLARGLHEVDQLSGFFTIIHQDPIISSVKLIAEPWDVGEGGYQVGNFPVNWAEWNGIYRDDMRAFWKGEGGLASEIGYRLTGSSDLYQNDGRKPYASINFVTAHDGFTLRDTVSYNDKHNEANGEDNKDGANDNQSWNCGAEGPTDDPEINALRARQQRNFLATLLLGQGTPMILGGDELGRTQGGNNNAYCQDDEISWYDWSSVDEGLLAFTRKAIALRKAHPALHRRKFFSGRTIRGEDVRDIVWLRFDGAEMSDEDWNNPQTQSMGIFLDGNGLDDIDAEGRPLVDDHLLLLLSASHVDLSFKLPSLGDCGEWELLLDTSDDSAQEKTRAGEDTALIARSLKLFRCPRG, from the coding sequence ATGACCACCACCGACAAACCCGCCGTCCTGATCCGCCCCGGTACGCCCGCTCCGCTGGGGGCCACCTGGGACGGCAAGGGCACCAATTTCGCGCTGTACTCCGAAAACGCCAGCGGCGTCGAGCTGTGCCTGTTCGACGATCAGGGCAACGAGACCCGCCACGCCCTGCGTGAACAGACCGCCTTCGTGTGGCACGGCTACCTGCCGGACGTGAAGCCGGGCCAGCGCTACGGCTACCGCGTCCACGGCGAGTACGCGCCCGATCAGGGCCTGCGCTTCAACCCCAACGTGGTGCTGCTCGACCCCTACGCCAAGGCCCTGAGCGGCACCGAGCAGTTCGACCAGGGCGTATTCGCCTACGTGCCCGGCGGCGACGAGGACCGCGAGATGCAGCAGGAAGACCAGCGCGGCGCGCCCCTGGGCATCGTGCTGGACCCGGCCGCCTACGACTGGCAGGGCGACCGCAAGCCCAACATCCCCTTTCACCAGTCGGTGATCTACGAGGCCCACGTCAAGGGCCTGACCATGACCCACCCCGACGTGCCCGGGGAGTTGCGCGGCACCTACGCGGGCATGGCGACCGAGCCGGTCCTGAACTACCTGCGCGAACTGGGCATCACGTCCATCGAACTGCTGCCAGTCCATCAGCACATGGACGACCCCTTCCTGCTCGACAAGGGCCTGACCAACTACTGGGGGTACTCGACCCTGAGCTTCTTCGCGCCGGACGTGCGCTACTCGGCCGCCGCGCGCGCGGGCAACCCGGCGGGCGCGGTCGACGAGTTCCGCGACATGGTGCGCGCCCTGCACGGCGCGGGCATCGAGGTCATTCTGGACGTGGTGTACAACCACACCTCGGAAGGCAACCACATGGGACCGACCCTGAGCTTCAAGGGCATCGACAACCCCACCTACTACCGCCTGGTGGCCGACAACCCGCGCTTCTACTTCGACTACACCGGCACCGGCAACAGCCTGAACGTGCGCCACCCCCAGACGCTGCAACTCATCATGGACTCGCTGCGCTACTGGGTCACGGAGATGCATGTGGACGGCTTCCGCTTCGACCTGGCCTCCACGCTGGCGCGCGGGCTGCACGAGGTGGACCAGCTCTCGGGCTTCTTCACGATCATCCATCAGGACCCGATCATCAGCAGCGTCAAACTGATCGCCGAGCCCTGGGACGTAGGCGAGGGCGGCTATCAGGTCGGCAACTTCCCGGTGAACTGGGCCGAGTGGAACGGCATCTACCGCGACGACATGCGCGCCTTCTGGAAGGGTGAGGGCGGGCTGGCCTCCGAGATCGGCTACCGCCTGACCGGCAGCAGCGACCTCTACCAGAACGACGGCCGCAAGCCCTACGCCTCGATCAACTTCGTCACGGCGCACGACGGCTTCACGCTGCGCGACACCGTGAGCTACAACGACAAGCACAACGAGGCGAACGGCGAGGACAACAAGGACGGCGCCAACGACAACCAGAGCTGGAACTGCGGGGCCGAAGGGCCGACCGACGATCCCGAGATCAACGCCCTGCGCGCCCGCCAGCAGCGCAACTTCCTGGCGACGCTGCTGCTGGGCCAGGGCACCCCGATGATCCTGGGCGGCGACGAACTGGGCCGCACCCAGGGCGGCAACAACAACGCCTACTGCCAGGACGACGAGATCAGCTGGTACGACTGGTCCAGCGTGGACGAGGGCCTGCTGGCCTTCACCAGAAAGGCCATCGCGCTGCGCAAGGCCCATCCCGCGCTGCACCGCCGCAAGTTCTTCTCGGGGCGCACCATCCGGGGCGAGGACGTGCGCGACATCGTGTGGCTGCGCTTCGACGGCGCGGAGATGAGCGACGAGGACTGGAACAACCCCCAGACCCAGTCCATGGGCATCTTCCTGGACGGCAACGGCCTGGACGACATCGACGCCGAGGGCCGCCCGCTGGTGGACGACCACCTGCTGCTCCTGCTGTCGGCCTCGCACGTGGACCTGTCCTTCAAGCTGCCGAGCCTCGGCGACTGCGGCGAGTGGGAACTGCTCCTCGACACCAGTGACGACAGCGCGCAGGAGAAGACCAGGGCGGGCGAGGACACCGCCCTGATCGCCCGCAGCCTCAAGCTCTTCCGCTGCCCGCGCGGCTGA
- the treZ gene encoding malto-oligosyltrehalose trehalohydrolase has protein sequence MTQTPTGSLPAGPENVPTPLHSDDPATRLGAHLLPDGSGTRFRVWAPRASAVGVRVNGADHDLPRVGPETYELTLPVGVGTRYLFVLDGQPTPDPYARFLPDGVHGEAEVLDLGTYAWQHPDWCGLPLDECVFYELHIGTFTQEGTYRAAQERLPELKALGVTAIELMPLAAFPGARGWGYDGVALYAPHAPYGRPEDLMAFVDAAHGLGLAVFLDVVYNHFGPDGNYLSCYSETYFTDRFSSAWGAGLDYAEPHMRRLITGNARMWLRDYRFDGLRLDATQAMSDDSDVHVLQELAAEVHALGGTHLMLAEDYRNIPELVTDYHLDGIWVDDFHHEVRVTLTGERDGYYACFTGGAAGVAHVVNRGWAYEGQKWPLEDQFLPQNRRGKPAGPLEAPSFVYFIQNHDQIGNRAQGDRIHHLEQVTPAHFRGASALLLSLPMTPLLFQGQEWAASTPFPFFSDHHGELGQMVTEGRKKEFGHFEGFQGEDVLDPQAEDTFRLAHLNWAERGEGEHARTLELYHTLLRLRREDPVLRDRSRRGLSAGAVGRLLWVRHTSPQGERVLLWHTARAGEAACALGDLKLPFALPPQLLLHSEGQGHGDAANPVTALHPGEAVILASGTAGA, from the coding sequence ATGACGCAGACCCCTACTGGTTCCCTTCCTGCCGGTCCAGAGAACGTCCCCACCCCGCTTCATTCCGACGACCCCGCGACGCGCCTGGGTGCCCACCTCCTGCCGGACGGCAGCGGGACCCGCTTCCGGGTGTGGGCGCCGCGCGCCTCGGCGGTCGGCGTGCGCGTGAACGGCGCCGACCACGACCTGCCCCGGGTCGGGCCGGAGACCTACGAACTCACGCTGCCGGTCGGCGTGGGCACCCGCTACCTGTTCGTGCTCGACGGCCAGCCTACCCCCGACCCCTACGCCCGCTTTCTGCCCGACGGCGTGCACGGCGAGGCCGAGGTACTGGACTTGGGCACCTATGCGTGGCAGCACCCCGACTGGTGCGGCCTGCCGCTGGACGAGTGCGTGTTCTACGAGCTGCACATCGGGACCTTCACGCAGGAAGGCACCTACCGCGCGGCGCAGGAGCGACTGCCCGAACTGAAGGCCCTGGGCGTGACGGCCATCGAACTCATGCCGCTGGCGGCCTTCCCGGGCGCGCGCGGCTGGGGCTACGACGGCGTGGCGCTGTACGCCCCCCACGCCCCCTACGGCCGCCCCGAGGACCTGATGGCCTTCGTGGACGCCGCACACGGGCTGGGGCTGGCGGTCTTTCTCGACGTGGTGTACAACCACTTCGGTCCCGACGGCAACTACCTGAGCTGCTACAGCGAGACGTACTTCACCGACCGCTTTTCGAGCGCCTGGGGCGCGGGGCTGGACTACGCCGAGCCCCATATGCGCCGATTGATCACCGGCAACGCGCGGATGTGGCTGCGCGACTACCGTTTCGACGGCCTGCGCCTGGACGCCACGCAGGCGATGTCCGACGACAGCGACGTGCACGTGTTGCAGGAACTGGCCGCCGAGGTCCACGCACTGGGCGGCACGCACCTCATGCTGGCCGAGGACTACCGCAACATTCCCGAACTCGTGACCGACTACCACCTCGACGGCATCTGGGTGGACGACTTCCACCACGAGGTGCGCGTGACCCTGACCGGTGAGCGCGACGGCTATTACGCCTGCTTCACGGGTGGGGCGGCGGGCGTGGCCCACGTGGTCAACCGGGGCTGGGCCTACGAGGGCCAGAAGTGGCCGCTGGAAGACCAGTTCCTGCCGCAGAACCGCCGGGGCAAGCCGGCCGGGCCGCTCGAAGCGCCCAGCTTCGTGTACTTCATCCAGAACCACGACCAGATCGGCAACCGCGCGCAGGGCGACCGGATTCACCACCTGGAGCAGGTGACGCCCGCGCACTTCCGGGGGGCCTCGGCACTGCTGCTGAGCCTGCCGATGACCCCGCTGCTGTTCCAGGGGCAGGAATGGGCCGCCAGCACGCCCTTTCCCTTTTTCAGCGACCACCACGGCGAGCTGGGGCAAATGGTCACCGAGGGCCGCAAGAAGGAGTTCGGGCACTTCGAGGGCTTCCAGGGCGAGGACGTGCTCGACCCGCAGGCCGAAGACACCTTCCGGCTCGCGCACCTGAACTGGGCCGAGCGCGGCGAGGGCGAACACGCCCGCACGCTGGAGCTGTACCACACGCTGCTGCGGCTGCGCCGCGAGGACCCGGTGCTGCGGGACCGCTCGCGCCGGGGCCTGAGCGCCGGGGCGGTGGGCCGGCTGCTGTGGGTGCGCCACACCAGCCCCCAGGGCGAGCGCGTGCTGCTGTGGCATACCGCCCGCGCGGGCGAGGCCGCGTGCGCGCTCGGCGACCTGAAGCTGCCCTTTGCTCTGCCCCCGCAGCTGCTGCTGCACAGCGAAGGCCAGGGCCACGGAGACGCGGCGAATCCCGTGACCGCCCTGCACCCCGGCGAGGCCGTGATTCTCGCCTCCGGGACGGCCGGGGCATGA
- the treY gene encoding malto-oligosyltrehalose synthase, whose protein sequence is MKAVSAPSPTGATPEPGAAQVTGTHDSPPATHLPRATYRLQLHRDFPFAAAQKALPYLARLGVTDVYLSPIWASTPGSTHGYDVTDHAAINPELGGMAGLRRLAARARDLGLSLIVDFVPNHMGIQGGHNPYWEDVLTHGQASRYAHFFDISWQPLKRALEGKVMLPLLGDQYGRVLERGELKLEREGGRFFLRYWERRLPMSPRSLALLLSEVAPRLAQSVGESARSELASIARSAASLPRSTSPDLTDEDRAGRAQEMEVMARRLDVLAEASGPVRSALDAVVAAYNADPARLDTLVSEQNYRLAFWKVAAEEINYRRFFDINDLAALRMEDPRVFAWAHGLLFELLRDGTVQGVRLDHTDGLYDPAGYFQALQLGAAEALGRAPAGAGQGGAALDRGELPLYVVAEKILEPGEHLPQAWAIHGTTGYDFLAQLGGVFVDAGAEEEMTSIYRRFTGDREGYGEQLYRGKQLIQRVSLPGEVNVLAERLEALAETDLGARDFTLSTVRAALREVIATFPVYRTYIRADGSREPGDDAKIAHAVRDAKAHNRQDGSPLDPSVFDYLHSVLTLQAPDEDTRAAYARFTLKFQQLTGPVTAKGAEDTAFYRYARLLSLNEVGGDPALFGTPPRDFHAAARERAERWPHAMLAGSTHDTKRGEDTRARISVLSEMPQTWSAYLSAWLPVLRALQTRTDLGLAPSLTGIYTLLQNALGAYPLDGHLEGFTGRLNDYMLKASREAKLSTSWAAPDEDYEAALAALVSGLLADERFCAGLAELHGRISPYGAQNGLSAALVRLTAPGVPDTYQGAEGWNQSLVDPDNRRPVDYARLGRVVGRLEKKHDVDVARTLLGNYEDGGVKVMLTWAALRARQAHRELFAHGRYRPIEAGKYLLAFAREHGDEVAVTVAPRLTFSLTREKTPWALGETWGNRRLSLPAGTYENALTGETLRVRGGNVPVAKVLENFPAALLLKR, encoded by the coding sequence ATGAAGGCCGTCTCCGCGCCCTCCCCCACCGGGGCCACCCCCGAACCCGGCGCCGCGCAGGTCACGGGCACGCACGACTCGCCCCCGGCCACGCACCTGCCGCGCGCCACCTACCGCCTGCAACTGCACCGCGACTTTCCCTTCGCGGCGGCCCAGAAGGCGCTGCCCTACCTCGCGCGGCTGGGGGTGACCGACGTGTACCTCTCGCCCATCTGGGCCAGCACGCCCGGCAGCACCCACGGCTACGACGTGACCGACCACGCCGCCATCAACCCCGAACTCGGCGGCATGGCGGGGCTGCGGCGGCTCGCGGCGCGCGCGCGCGACCTGGGCCTGTCGCTCATCGTGGATTTCGTGCCCAACCACATGGGCATTCAGGGGGGCCACAACCCCTACTGGGAAGACGTACTGACCCACGGGCAGGCCAGCCGCTACGCGCATTTCTTCGACATCTCCTGGCAGCCCCTCAAGCGGGCGCTGGAAGGCAAGGTCATGCTGCCGCTGCTGGGCGACCAGTACGGCCGGGTCCTGGAGCGCGGCGAACTGAAGCTGGAGCGCGAGGGCGGGCGCTTTTTCCTGCGCTACTGGGAACGGCGCCTGCCCATGTCGCCGCGCAGCCTCGCGCTGCTGCTCTCGGAGGTCGCGCCCCGGCTGGCCCAGAGCGTGGGCGAGAGCGCCCGCAGCGAACTGGCGAGCATCGCCCGCAGCGCCGCCTCGCTGCCGCGCAGCACCTCGCCGGACCTGACCGACGAGGACCGCGCCGGGCGCGCGCAGGAGATGGAGGTCATGGCCCGGCGTCTGGACGTGCTGGCCGAGGCTTCCGGGCCGGTCCGGTCGGCGCTCGACGCCGTGGTGGCCGCCTACAACGCCGACCCCGCGCGGCTCGACACCCTGGTCAGCGAGCAGAACTACCGCCTCGCCTTCTGGAAGGTGGCGGCCGAGGAGATCAACTACCGGCGCTTTTTCGACATTAACGACCTCGCGGCGCTGCGCATGGAAGACCCGCGCGTGTTCGCCTGGGCGCACGGCCTGCTGTTCGAGCTGCTGCGCGACGGCACCGTGCAGGGCGTGCGGCTCGACCACACCGACGGCTTGTACGACCCGGCCGGGTATTTCCAGGCCTTGCAGCTCGGCGCGGCCGAGGCGCTGGGCCGCGCGCCGGCCGGGGCCGGGCAGGGCGGCGCGGCCCTGGACCGGGGCGAACTGCCGCTGTACGTGGTCGCCGAAAAGATCCTGGAACCCGGCGAGCACCTGCCGCAGGCCTGGGCGATTCACGGCACGACCGGTTACGATTTCCTGGCGCAGCTCGGCGGCGTGTTCGTGGATGCGGGGGCCGAGGAGGAGATGACCTCCATCTACCGGCGCTTCACGGGCGACCGCGAGGGCTACGGCGAGCAGCTCTACCGGGGCAAGCAGCTCATCCAGCGGGTGTCGCTGCCGGGCGAGGTCAACGTGCTGGCCGAGCGCCTGGAGGCCCTGGCCGAAACCGACCTGGGCGCGCGCGACTTTACCCTCAGCACGGTGCGCGCCGCGCTGCGCGAGGTGATCGCCACCTTCCCGGTGTACCGCACCTACATCCGCGCCGACGGGTCGCGCGAGCCCGGCGACGACGCCAAGATCGCCCACGCCGTCCGCGACGCCAAGGCCCACAACCGCCAGGACGGCTCGCCGCTGGACCCCAGCGTGTTCGACTACCTGCACTCGGTCCTGACCCTCCAGGCCCCCGACGAGGACACGCGCGCCGCCTACGCCCGCTTTACCCTCAAGTTCCAGCAGCTCACCGGGCCGGTGACGGCCAAGGGCGCCGAGGACACGGCCTTCTACCGCTACGCGCGCCTGCTGTCGCTCAACGAGGTGGGCGGCGACCCGGCGCTGTTCGGCACGCCGCCCCGCGACTTCCACGCGGCGGCCCGGGAGCGCGCCGAGCGCTGGCCCCACGCCATGCTGGCGGGCAGCACCCACGACACCAAACGCGGCGAGGACACGCGCGCGCGCATCAGCGTGCTCTCCGAGATGCCGCAGACGTGGTCGGCGTACCTCAGCGCGTGGCTGCCGGTCCTGCGCGCGCTCCAGACCCGCACCGACCTGGGGCTGGCCCCCAGCCTCACGGGCATCTACACCCTGCTTCAGAACGCGCTGGGGGCCTACCCGCTCGACGGCCACCTGGAGGGCTTCACCGGGCGCCTGAACGACTACATGCTCAAGGCCAGCCGCGAGGCCAAGCTGAGCACGAGCTGGGCCGCGCCCGACGAGGACTACGAGGCGGCGCTCGCCGCGCTCGTCTCGGGCCTGCTGGCCGACGAGCGCTTCTGCGCCGGGCTGGCCGAGCTGCACGGGCGCATCAGCCCCTACGGCGCGCAGAACGGCCTGAGCGCCGCGCTGGTGCGCCTGACCGCGCCCGGCGTGCCCGACACCTACCAGGGGGCCGAGGGCTGGAACCAGAGCCTCGTGGACCCCGACAACCGCCGGCCGGTGGACTACGCCCGCCTGGGGCGCGTGGTGGGCCGCCTGGAAAAGAAGCACGACGTGGACGTGGCCCGCACGCTGCTGGGCAATTACGAGGACGGCGGCGTGAAGGTCATGCTAACCTGGGCGGCGCTGCGGGCCCGGCAGGCACACCGCGAGCTGTTCGCGCACGGCAGGTACCGGCCCATCGAGGCGGGCAAGTACCTGCTGGCCTTCGCCCGTGAGCACGGGGACGAGGTCGCGGTGACGGTCGCGCCGAGATTGACCTTCTCGCTGACCCGCGAGAAGACCCCCTGGGCGCTGGGCGAGACCTGGGGCAACCGCCGCCTGAGCCTGCCGGCCGGCACCTACGAGAACGCCCTGACCGGCGAGACGCTGCGGGTGCGCGGCGGCAACGTTCCGGTGGCGAAGGTGCTGGAGAACTTTCCGGCGGCGCTGCTGCTTAAGCGTTAG
- a CDS encoding zinc-dependent alcohol dehydrogenase family protein: MKAALYHAFGVRPEITTVPDPAPPEGGVVVEVAATGVCRSDWHGWMGHDPDIRLPHVPGHELAGTVVALGAGIRNWRVGDRVTVPFVSGCGRCAECQAGHQQVCERQFQPGFTHWGSFAQYVALHQADQNLVALPDDLDFVTAASLGCRFATSFRAVVQQGRVRGGEWVAVHGCGGVGLSAILIAKALGAQVIAIDIGAEQLRLAAELGADLTLNSREVPDVPGAVRELTGGGAHVSLDALGHPDTCANSVLCLRTRGRHIQVGLLLGDQSRPAVPMDRVIARELEIYGSHGMAAHTYPEMLAMIGRGALRPERLLGQQVSLEQGVDMLVDMNRFGGRGVTVIDRF; the protein is encoded by the coding sequence ATGAAAGCCGCCCTGTACCACGCCTTCGGCGTCCGGCCCGAGATCACGACCGTTCCCGACCCCGCGCCCCCCGAGGGCGGGGTGGTCGTGGAGGTCGCCGCGACGGGGGTATGCCGCAGCGACTGGCACGGCTGGATGGGCCACGACCCCGACATCCGGCTGCCGCACGTGCCGGGCCACGAACTGGCCGGGACCGTGGTGGCGCTGGGTGCAGGCATCCGCAACTGGCGGGTGGGCGACCGCGTGACCGTGCCCTTCGTGTCGGGCTGCGGGCGCTGCGCCGAGTGCCAGGCGGGCCACCAGCAGGTGTGCGAGCGGCAGTTCCAGCCGGGATTCACGCACTGGGGCTCGTTTGCGCAGTACGTCGCGCTGCACCAGGCCGACCAGAACCTCGTGGCGCTGCCTGACGACCTGGACTTCGTGACGGCCGCCAGCCTGGGCTGCCGCTTCGCTACGTCCTTCCGGGCGGTCGTGCAGCAGGGGCGCGTGCGCGGCGGCGAGTGGGTGGCCGTGCACGGCTGCGGGGGCGTGGGCCTGTCGGCCATCCTGATCGCCAAGGCGCTCGGCGCGCAGGTGATCGCCATCGACATCGGCGCGGAGCAGCTGCGGCTGGCGGCCGAGCTGGGTGCCGACCTGACCCTGAACAGCCGCGAGGTGCCCGACGTGCCCGGCGCGGTGCGCGAGCTGACCGGCGGGGGCGCGCACGTCTCGCTGGACGCGCTGGGCCACCCCGACACCTGCGCCAACTCGGTCCTGTGCCTGCGCACGCGCGGCCGGCACATCCAGGTGGGCCTGCTGCTGGGCGACCAGAGCCGCCCCGCCGTGCCGATGGACCGCGTCATCGCCCGCGAGCTGGAAATCTACGGCAGCCACGGCATGGCCGCCCACACCTACCCCGAGATGCTCGCCATGATCGGGCGCGGCGCGCTGCGCCCAGAGCGCCTGCTGGGCCAGCAGGTGTCGCTGGAACAGGGCGTGGACATGCTCGTGGACATGAACCGCTTCGGCGGGCGCGGGGTCACGGTGATCGACCGGTTCTGA
- a CDS encoding type III pantothenate kinase has product MPAFPLLAVDVGNTSTVLGLADASRTLTHTWRVRTGREMLPDDLALQLRGLLDLAGAQAPRAAVLSSVAPPVGQNYALALKRHFAVDAFEVSAENLPDVRVELDQPGAVGADRLCNLFGAEKYLAQSEYAVVVDFGTSTNFDVIGRGRRFIGGVLATGAQVSADALFARAAKLPRITLEAPASAIGKNTVHALQSGLVFGYAEMVDGLLRRIRAELPGPAVAVATGGFSRTVEGICREIDHYDETLTLRGLVELWASR; this is encoded by the coding sequence GTGCCTGCTTTTCCCCTCCTGGCCGTGGATGTCGGCAACACCAGCACCGTGCTGGGCCTTGCGGACGCCTCCCGGACCCTCACGCACACCTGGCGCGTGCGCACCGGCCGCGAGATGCTGCCCGACGACCTGGCGCTGCAACTGCGCGGCCTGCTGGACCTCGCGGGCGCGCAGGCCCCCCGCGCCGCCGTGCTGAGCAGTGTGGCCCCGCCGGTCGGCCAGAACTACGCGCTGGCCCTCAAGCGGCATTTCGCCGTGGACGCCTTCGAGGTCAGTGCCGAGAACCTGCCCGACGTGCGCGTGGAACTCGACCAGCCCGGCGCGGTGGGGGCCGACCGCCTGTGCAACCTGTTCGGGGCCGAGAAGTACCTCGCCCAGAGCGAGTATGCGGTCGTCGTGGACTTCGGCACCTCGACCAACTTCGACGTGATCGGGCGCGGGCGGCGCTTTATCGGCGGCGTGCTGGCGACCGGCGCGCAGGTGAGCGCCGACGCCCTGTTCGCCCGCGCCGCCAAGCTGCCGCGCATCACCCTGGAGGCCCCGGCGAGCGCCATCGGCAAGAACACGGTCCACGCGCTGCAATCGGGGCTGGTCTTCGGGTACGCCGAGATGGTGGACGGCCTGCTGCGCCGCATCCGCGCCGAGCTGCCGGGGCCGGCGGTCGCCGTCGCCACGGGCGGCTTCTCGCGCACCGTCGAGGGCATCTGCCGCGAGATCGACCATTACGACGAGACCCTGACCCTGCGCGGCCTCGTCGAGCTGTGGGCCAGCCGCTAG